A stretch of Prionailurus bengalensis isolate Pbe53 chromosome E4, Fcat_Pben_1.1_paternal_pri, whole genome shotgun sequence DNA encodes these proteins:
- the LOC122475791 gene encoding uncharacterized protein LOC122475791, with the protein MTYDADHLTIVLRTLASLTTPSICASCSGGSVGVQLSPEVVTNDPESAWFTAAKSSVFLTLTFMGGLQSLVPRPLHSRTKADGQQSHPAEEEATVGAVMGRFRHLLGPSTRHFYYISLPEGPACLSAAEVRTLPQGWAMNVLTIRTLPHNKALHLGFTTLVHPSCSTCVGKKAQRREAMCLTSHSSQWKTSMRMTFQFNGSRTRIDP; encoded by the exons ATGACATATG ATGCCGACCATCTTACCATTGTTCTGAGGACATTAGCATCCCTCACCACCCCCAGCATTTGTGCATCCTGTTCTGGAGGATCAGTAGGAGTTCAG CTGAGTCCAGAGGTGGTAACAAACGACCCCGAATCCGCATGGTTTACAGCAGCCAAGAGTTCGGTCTTTCTCACACTCACGTTCATGGGGGGTCTGCAGAGCTTGGTTCCACGTCCTCTTCACTCCAGGACCAAGGCGGACGGACAGCAGTCCCACCCGGCCGAGGAAGAGGCAACGGTGGGAGCTGTCATGGGGCGCTTCAGGCATCTGCTTGGACCCAGCACACGTCATTTCTACTACATTTCGCTGCCTGAGGGACCAGCCTGCCTCAGTGCAGCAGAAGTCAGAACCCTCCCTCAGGGATGGGCCATGAATGTCTTGACAATACGTACTCTGCCCCATAATAAAGCCTTACACCTGGGCTTCACAACTCTAGTCCACCCCTCTTGCTCTACATGTGTGGGGAAGAAAGCCCAGAGACGGGAGGCGATGTGCCTGACGTCACACAGCAGTCAGTGGAAGACAAGCATGCGGATGACCTTCCAGTTCAACGGGAGCAGGACCCGAATAGACCCCTAG